One genomic segment of Hevea brasiliensis isolate MT/VB/25A 57/8 chromosome 3, ASM3005281v1, whole genome shotgun sequence includes these proteins:
- the LOC110672220 gene encoding mitochondrial uncoupling protein 1, which yields MVADAKAKSDISFAGTFASSAFAACFAEICTIPLDTAKVRLQLQKKAVAGEGLALPKYRGMLGTVATIAREEGLSALWKGIVPGLHRQCLFGGLRIGLYEPVKTYYVGSDFVGDVPLTKKILAALTTGALAITVANPTDLVKVRLQAEGKLPPGVPRRYTGALNAYSTIVRQEGVGALWTGLGPNIARNAIINAAELASYDQVKQTILKIPGFMDNVVTHLLSGLGAGFFAVCIGSPVDVVKSRMMGDSAYKSTLDCFIKTLKNDGPLAFYKGFIPNFGRLGSWNVIMFLTLEQAKKFVRSLESS from the exons ATGGTGGCCGATGCCAAAGCTAAATCTGACATCTCATTCGCCGGAACTTTTGCTAGTAGCGCTTTCGCTGCATGTTTTGCGGAG ATATGCACAATTCCCCTTGACACTGCAAAAGTTAGGCTCCAGCTCCAAAAGAAAGCCGTTGCTGGTGAGGGACTGGCCTTACCAAAATACAGGGGTATGTTGGGCACAGTTGCCACCATTGCTAGGGAAGAAGGTCTATCAGCACTCTGGAAAGGCATTGTACCTGGGCTTCACCGACAATGCCTGTTTGGAGGCTTAAGAATTGGGTTATATGAGCCT GTTAAGACCTATTATGTAGGCAGTGACTTTGTTGGAGATGTTCCTTTGACCAAGAAAATTCTTGCTGCACTTACTACTG GTGCTCTGGCAATTACTGTGGCAAATCCAACTGATCTTGTGAAAGTTAGACTTCAAGCTGAGGGAAAATTACCACCGGGTGTGCCAAGGCGCTATACTGGAGCATTGAATGCTTATTCTACAATTGTCAGACAG GAAGGAGTTGGTGCACTTTGGACTGGTCTTGGACCCAACATAGCACGAAATGCTATTATAAATGCTGCTGAACTCGCCAGCTATGATCAAGTGAAGCAG ACAATTTTGAAAATTCCTGGGTTCATGGACAATGTTGTCACTCATCTTCTTTCTGGGCTTGGGGCAGGATTCTTCGCTGTTTGTATTGGCTCCCCAGTTGATGTG GTTAAGTCAAGAATGATGGGGGATTCTGCTTACAAGAGCACACTAGATTGCTTCATTAAAACGCTGAAGAATGAT GGACCTTTGGCTTTCTATAAGGGATTCATTCCAAACTTTGGGCGGCTAGGATCCTGGAATGTGATCATGTTTCTAACCTTAGAGCAG